In Deferribacteraceae bacterium V6Fe1, one genomic interval encodes:
- a CDS encoding glycine--tRNA ligase subunit beta, translated as MSFYLLEIGIEEIPAGLLKPAYTFLKEEFERLFKQNNINFTQIISNGTPRRLFVYIDGLPEKQSDRDEIIIGPPASIAFDENGKLTKVALGFAKSKGIDEADLFKVSTDKGEYLQGIKRIKGIPTSEFILNHIEEIVLKVPFKKSMRWGDKNIRFARPIHWFLSIFDGEILPFEIDGIKASNISYGHRFMAKDSFAVTDFDSYIDSLKKMYVFATFEDRKNEILNQIKNIEKEKGFIVPVDEELLDTVANLVEYPYAVMGSFSEEFLKLPKEVLVTSMKVHQKYFYILDVAGNILNYFIGISNTKPVNDNIRNGYERVLRARLTDAIFFYENDKNVPLEERANELKKVVYQEKLGTSWEKVERFTKIAEKITSDVDKSKIDTVKRACQLCKADLMTEMVYEFPELQGYMGMIYARLQGEDENVALAINEHYMPRFAGDNLPTTFEGSVVSIADKIDTICGCFAIGLIPTGNNDPYALRRGAIGILNILREKKIDINIVELIRFALEQLTQKAKFNVEELTLKVYEFIIQRFKQILAGEGVDPEIFESVADNYMSILKIEKAAKEITPKRDSEDFMTVAASYKRIANILKKADYSNINYNDSLFSTSYEKRLAELLTSTKKQIETMIENEDFGTAMNELLNMRSAIDEFFDNVMVMDKDENVKNNRLGLLASLKGTFDKLLKFEKIN; from the coding sequence ATGTCGTTTTATCTGCTTGAAATAGGGATTGAAGAGATTCCTGCCGGGTTATTAAAACCTGCATATACTTTTTTAAAGGAAGAGTTTGAAAGGCTTTTCAAACAAAACAATATAAATTTTACTCAAATAATTTCTAACGGTACACCGAGAAGACTTTTTGTTTATATTGATGGACTCCCTGAAAAGCAAAGTGACAGGGATGAAATTATTATAGGACCTCCTGCTTCGATTGCATTTGACGAAAATGGCAAACTTACCAAAGTTGCTTTGGGGTTTGCAAAATCTAAAGGGATTGATGAGGCAGATTTGTTTAAAGTTTCAACTGACAAAGGGGAGTATCTGCAAGGGATAAAACGTATAAAAGGGATACCGACCTCTGAGTTTATTCTTAATCATATAGAAGAAATTGTTTTAAAAGTTCCTTTTAAAAAGTCTATGCGTTGGGGGGATAAAAATATCAGATTTGCAAGGCCTATACATTGGTTTTTGTCAATATTTGACGGGGAAATATTACCGTTTGAAATAGATGGCATCAAAGCATCAAACATTTCTTACGGTCACAGATTTATGGCAAAAGATTCTTTTGCTGTGACTGATTTTGATTCCTATATCGATAGTCTTAAGAAAATGTATGTTTTTGCTACATTTGAAGATAGAAAGAATGAGATATTAAACCAGATTAAAAATATTGAAAAAGAAAAAGGGTTTATTGTCCCGGTGGATGAAGAGTTATTAGATACTGTCGCTAATCTTGTTGAGTACCCTTATGCAGTGATGGGCAGTTTTTCCGAAGAGTTTTTGAAGCTTCCTAAGGAAGTTTTGGTCACTTCTATGAAAGTACACCAAAAATATTTTTATATTCTTGATGTTGCCGGCAATATACTAAATTATTTTATCGGTATTTCCAATACAAAGCCTGTGAATGACAATATCAGAAATGGCTATGAAAGAGTTTTAAGGGCAAGACTTACCGATGCAATTTTCTTTTATGAAAATGATAAGAATGTTCCTCTTGAAGAAAGAGCGAATGAACTTAAAAAAGTTGTTTATCAAGAAAAGCTTGGTACATCATGGGAAAAGGTGGAAAGATTTACTAAAATTGCCGAAAAGATTACATCGGATGTTGATAAATCCAAAATAGATACTGTTAAGAGAGCTTGTCAACTTTGTAAAGCTGATTTGATGACAGAAATGGTTTATGAATTCCCTGAGCTTCAGGGGTATATGGGGATGATATACGCGAGATTGCAGGGGGAAGATGAAAATGTGGCTTTGGCCATAAATGAACACTACATGCCAAGATTTGCAGGGGATAATCTTCCGACTACCTTTGAAGGCTCTGTGGTCTCAATTGCGGATAAAATAGATACCATATGCGGCTGCTTTGCCATAGGCCTTATCCCTACAGGCAATAATGACCCGTATGCTCTTAGAAGGGGTGCCATAGGGATTTTGAATATTCTGAGAGAAAAGAAAATTGATATTAATATCGTTGAATTGATAAGGTTTGCACTTGAGCAGTTGACCCAAAAGGCAAAGTTTAATGTGGAAGAACTGACTCTCAAAGTTTATGAATTTATTATTCAAAGATTTAAGCAGATTCTTGCCGGAGAGGGGGTTGACCCGGAGATTTTTGAGTCAGTTGCTGACAACTATATGAGCATATTGAAAATAGAAAAGGCAGCAAAAGAGATTACCCCTAAGAGGGATTCCGAAGACTTTATGACTGTTGCGGCAAGTTACAAGCGAATCGCGAATATCCTTAAAAAAGCCGATTATAGTAATATCAATTACAACGATAGCTTATTTTCGACAAGTTATGAAAAAAGGTTGGCAGAGCTTTTGACCTCAACCAAAAAGCAGATTGAAACTATGATAGAAAATGAAGATTTTGGAACGGCCATGAATGAACTTTTAAATATGAGAAGTGCTATAGATGAGTTTTTTGATAATGTTATGGTTATGGATAAGGATGAAAATGTAAAAAATAACAGACTCGGACTTTTGGCATCATTAAAGGGGACTTTTGACAAATTATTAAAGTTTGAAAAAATAAACTGA
- a CDS encoding pyruvate, phosphate dikinase has protein sequence MSAKKFVYFFGNGKAEGDGKDKNLLGGKGAGLAEMTNLGIPVPPGFTITTEACIEYQKKHGYPEGMWEQTLEAMKKLEEAVGKKFGSTENPLLVSVRSGARVSMPGMMDTVLNLGLNDETVKGLAKASGNERFAYDSYRRFIQMFGDVVLGVDHHKFEKVLRKMKEDRKVENDTELNAEDLKQLVVEYTKIVEDETGKPFPQDTTKQLELAINAVFNSWDNQRAKTYRKLNKIPDDWGTAVNIVAMVFGNMGDDCGTGVAFTRNPSTGEKEFFGEFLINAQGEDVVAGIRTPEPIARLKDEMPEVFAQLEDVYKKLETHYKDMQDIEFTVERKKLYMLQTRSGKRTAKAAVKIAYDMYKEGLIDKKTAVLRVLPEQVDQLLHPMIDPKEKYATIAKGLPASPGAAVGKVVFSAEDAEKMAAAGEKVILVRNETSPEDIGGMHASEGILTATGGMTSHAAVVARGMGKCCVAGCGALKIDEAKKVFTVGDNIVKEGDFITINGSTGEVILGKVTLIEPELSGEFAEILKWADEFRTLGVRTNADTPHDSKIARDFGAEGIGLCRTEHMFFDGDRIDAVREMILAESEEGRRRALEKVKPYQKEDFIGIFKAMDGLPVTIRLLDPPLHEFIPHTDEDIQKVADASGIPFDRLQKKAEELKEFNPMLGHRGCRLGITFPEIYEMQVYAIMEAACEVKKEGVKVLPEIMIPLVGHFKELSILKEMVNRVAEEVMKSYNDKINYLVGTMIELPRAALTADEIAEYAEFFSFGTNDLTQTTLGLSRDDSGKFLPEYVDKGIYKEDPFVSIDVSGVGQLVELGVTKGRKTRPNLKTGICGEHGGDPESIYFCQKVGLNYVSCSPYRVPVARLAAAHAALKNI, from the coding sequence ATGTCAGCTAAAAAGTTTGTCTACTTTTTTGGTAATGGTAAAGCGGAAGGTGATGGTAAGGACAAAAATCTATTGGGGGGAAAAGGTGCAGGTCTTGCTGAAATGACCAATCTTGGTATCCCTGTTCCGCCGGGATTTACGATTACCACTGAAGCTTGTATCGAATATCAGAAAAAACACGGGTATCCGGAAGGGATGTGGGAGCAGACTCTCGAGGCTATGAAAAAGCTTGAGGAAGCTGTTGGTAAAAAATTCGGAAGCACAGAAAATCCTTTGCTTGTTTCAGTGAGAAGCGGTGCAAGAGTTTCTATGCCGGGGATGATGGATACAGTCCTTAATCTTGGTCTTAATGATGAGACTGTAAAAGGTCTTGCCAAGGCTTCAGGAAATGAAAGATTTGCTTATGATTCATACAGAAGATTTATTCAAATGTTTGGTGATGTTGTTTTGGGAGTAGACCATCACAAGTTTGAAAAAGTCTTGAGAAAAATGAAGGAAGATAGAAAAGTTGAAAATGATACTGAACTTAATGCGGAAGATTTAAAGCAACTTGTGGTAGAATATACTAAGATAGTTGAAGATGAAACAGGGAAGCCATTCCCTCAGGATACAACAAAACAGTTAGAGCTTGCAATAAATGCCGTTTTTAATTCATGGGATAATCAAAGAGCAAAAACTTACAGAAAGTTAAACAAGATTCCTGACGATTGGGGGACAGCAGTAAATATTGTGGCAATGGTATTTGGCAATATGGGCGATGATTGCGGTACCGGTGTTGCTTTTACAAGAAATCCATCTACTGGTGAAAAAGAATTTTTTGGTGAGTTTTTGATAAATGCTCAAGGGGAAGATGTCGTTGCAGGTATCAGGACTCCTGAGCCGATTGCAAGGCTGAAAGATGAAATGCCGGAGGTTTTTGCCCAGCTTGAAGATGTGTATAAGAAACTTGAGACTCACTATAAAGATATGCAGGATATTGAGTTTACCGTTGAGCGGAAGAAGCTTTATATGCTTCAAACTCGAAGCGGTAAAAGAACTGCAAAAGCAGCTGTTAAAATAGCTTACGATATGTATAAAGAAGGGCTTATTGATAAAAAGACTGCAGTGCTTAGGGTATTGCCGGAGCAGGTAGATCAGCTTTTGCACCCAATGATTGACCCGAAAGAAAAGTATGCCACTATAGCAAAAGGGCTTCCTGCATCTCCGGGGGCTGCTGTAGGTAAGGTTGTATTTTCTGCTGAAGATGCCGAAAAAATGGCTGCTGCCGGGGAAAAGGTAATTCTGGTAAGGAACGAAACTTCCCCTGAAGATATTGGCGGTATGCATGCGTCTGAAGGGATATTGACTGCTACCGGCGGTATGACAAGCCATGCAGCAGTTGTGGCAAGGGGTATGGGAAAGTGTTGTGTTGCTGGTTGCGGTGCTTTGAAAATAGATGAAGCCAAAAAAGTATTTACCGTTGGTGATAATATAGTTAAAGAGGGTGATTTCATAACCATAAATGGTAGTACAGGAGAAGTTATCCTCGGAAAAGTTACACTTATTGAGCCTGAATTGTCAGGTGAATTTGCAGAAATTTTGAAGTGGGCTGACGAGTTTAGAACTCTTGGCGTAAGGACAAATGCGGACACACCTCACGATTCAAAAATTGCCAGAGATTTTGGGGCAGAAGGGATAGGACTTTGCAGAACTGAGCACATGTTTTTTGACGGAGATAGAATTGACGCGGTGCGCGAGATGATTTTGGCTGAAAGTGAAGAGGGAAGAAGAAGAGCTCTTGAAAAGGTCAAACCGTATCAAAAAGAAGATTTTATAGGTATCTTCAAGGCTATGGACGGCTTGCCGGTAACAATCAGGTTACTCGACCCGCCACTTCATGAATTTATTCCTCATACTGATGAAGATATTCAAAAGGTTGCAGATGCGTCAGGTATACCTTTTGATAGGTTGCAGAAAAAGGCTGAGGAGCTTAAAGAGTTTAACCCTATGCTTGGTCATAGAGGCTGTAGACTTGGAATCACTTTCCCTGAGATTTATGAGATGCAAGTATATGCTATAATGGAAGCTGCTTGTGAAGTTAAAAAGGAAGGGGTAAAAGTATTGCCTGAAATAATGATTCCGCTTGTGGGACATTTTAAAGAGCTTTCAATATTGAAAGAGATGGTAAACAGAGTTGCCGAAGAGGTAATGAAATCATACAATGATAAAATTAATTACCTTGTCGGAACGATGATTGAATTGCCAAGAGCTGCTTTAACTGCGGATGAGATAGCTGAATATGCTGAATTTTTCTCATTCGGTACAAACGACCTTACTCAGACAACCCTTGGACTGAGCAGGGATGACTCAGGAAAATTTTTGCCTGAATATGTAGATAAGGGGATTTACAAGGAAGACCCTTTTGTTTCTATAGATGTTTCAGGGGTAGGGCAGTTAGTTGAGCTTGGTGTTACTAAAGGTAGAAAAACACGTCCTAATTTAAAAACAGGGATATGTGGTGAGCATGGTGGTGACCCTGAGTCAATATATTTCTGCCAGAAGGTTGGACTGAATTATGTGAGCTGTTCACCTTACAGGGTTCCGGTTGCAAGACTTGCAGCTGCTCACGCTGCTTTAAAAAATATATAA
- a CDS encoding GHKL domain-containing protein, with protein MNSVKLAEKLFGLNFSEIIISDGDDLIMEYRNGSSTASQLTVNKNNLQMKFGFDKSINGNLNGELLAEYFEQQIRKENLNCSQSVLKCSDILLSVLENRNLDESLKMISNLLLSEGNFKSIGLMLFNEAVMTLKCVFFVSKDKSNKALNNFKSFVANIDNKSILTDILFYNKVEYIDLSAIGFEDIKSCFHGKILAGNVFSKTGPTGIVLAQPLFYDKNTEEQFKFYVRMISVAVELNKMFKMYDFAVEDIKYFKENVAKTSTLAQVGKFAATVAHEIKNPLVAIGGFASKLEKYITDPKGKTYLNIVNSEIERLDRIVSDILGYSRQNKLNFEKVEIGELIYSTIELISEKLHMNNIELSIDIDNDKLKVNADVKRIKQVLLNIFENAIHAMEKDGILKISTKSNDKKIYVNIEDTGCGIPDDILSKVFDPFFSTKEHGTGLGLSICKEIINKHGGNIKIKNLNHGACVTIELPLRSGYEE; from the coding sequence ATGAATAGTGTTAAGTTAGCTGAAAAGCTTTTTGGTTTGAATTTTTCGGAAATAATTATTTCAGATGGGGATGACCTCATCATGGAGTATCGTAACGGAAGCAGTACAGCCTCGCAATTGACTGTTAATAAAAATAATCTTCAAATGAAATTTGGTTTTGATAAAAGCATTAATGGAAACCTTAATGGCGAATTATTGGCTGAATATTTTGAACAGCAGATAAGAAAAGAAAACCTTAATTGTTCGCAAAGTGTGCTAAAATGTTCCGATATATTGTTAAGCGTCTTGGAAAACAGGAATCTTGACGAAAGCCTCAAGATGATTTCCAATCTTCTTTTATCTGAAGGAAACTTTAAGAGTATTGGACTTATGTTGTTCAATGAAGCGGTAATGACTCTCAAATGTGTGTTTTTTGTTTCTAAGGATAAGTCAAATAAAGCACTTAATAACTTTAAAAGTTTTGTCGCCAATATAGATAATAAGAGTATACTTACAGATATTTTATTTTATAACAAAGTGGAATATATCGACCTTAGTGCAATTGGATTTGAAGATATTAAAAGTTGTTTTCACGGGAAAATTTTGGCGGGCAATGTCTTTTCCAAAACAGGACCCACGGGGATTGTCCTGGCTCAACCTTTATTTTACGATAAAAATACCGAGGAGCAATTTAAATTTTATGTAAGAATGATTTCAGTAGCCGTAGAGCTCAATAAGATGTTTAAAATGTATGATTTTGCTGTTGAAGATATTAAATATTTTAAGGAAAATGTCGCCAAAACAAGCACTTTGGCACAAGTAGGCAAATTCGCAGCTACTGTGGCCCACGAGATTAAAAATCCCCTTGTTGCAATTGGCGGCTTTGCCTCAAAACTTGAAAAATATATTACTGACCCGAAAGGGAAAACATATCTTAACATTGTAAACAGCGAGATTGAAAGATTAGACAGAATCGTTTCGGATATACTTGGGTATTCAAGACAGAATAAGCTAAATTTTGAAAAAGTTGAAATAGGAGAGCTTATCTACTCAACCATTGAGCTGATTTCCGAAAAATTGCATATGAACAACATTGAGCTATCTATTGACATTGATAATGACAAGCTAAAAGTCAATGCCGATGTTAAGAGGATAAAGCAGGTGTTATTGAATATTTTTGAGAATGCAATACATGCAATGGAAAAAGACGGTATTTTAAAGATTTCTACGAAGTCTAATGATAAAAAAATATATGTTAATATAGAGGATACGGGGTGCGGTATTCCGGATGATATTTTAAGCAAGGTATTTGACCCGTTTTTTAGCACTAAAGAGCACGGGACAGGTCTGGGACTTTCGATATGTAAAGAAATAATTAACAAACATGGCGGAAATATTAAAATAAAAAACTTAAATCATGGGGCATGTGTGACGATAGAATTGCCATTAAGGAGTGGTTATGAAGAATAA
- a CDS encoding response regulator — MKNKVLIIDDDFSIREFYKTFFAENGFDVITAEDGIVGLKYFKEQRPDIILLDISMPEKNGLDVLREIREIDEDIPVFLLTAYEEHKRNFASLYADEYFVKTKKPSLILERVEKAIEKRKSKLKS, encoded by the coding sequence ATGAAGAATAAAGTTTTAATCATTGACGATGATTTCAGCATAAGAGAATTTTACAAAACATTTTTTGCAGAGAATGGTTTTGACGTAATTACTGCGGAGGATGGAATTGTCGGGCTTAAGTATTTCAAAGAGCAGCGACCTGATATTATATTGCTTGATATCAGTATGCCCGAAAAGAATGGACTTGATGTTTTGCGAGAAATAAGGGAGATTGACGAAGATATTCCTGTCTTTTTGTTGACTGCATATGAAGAGCATAAAAGGAATTTTGCATCTCTATATGCCGATGAATACTTTGTAAAAACAAAGAAACCGTCCCTCATTCTTGAAAGGGTAGAAAAGGCAATAGAAAAAAGGAAATCTAAATTAAAAAGCTAA
- the hisE gene encoding phosphoribosyl-ATP diphosphatase, which produces MDLSFLETLIKIIHDRKINPSESSYTAKLFEGGENKIIKKLGEENAEFIQAFLIQSDDRIISEAADYLYHLIVALEYKNISFESVVDELKKRHK; this is translated from the coding sequence ATGGACTTATCATTTCTTGAAACTTTAATCAAAATAATTCATGACAGAAAAATTAACCCTTCTGAAAGCTCCTACACTGCCAAGCTCTTTGAAGGTGGGGAAAACAAAATTATTAAAAAACTTGGTGAAGAAAATGCCGAATTTATCCAGGCTTTCTTAATACAATCTGATGACAGAATAATTTCCGAGGCCGCTGATTACCTTTACCATTTAATAGTGGCACTTGAATATAAAAACATATCTTTTGAAAGTGTTGTAGATGAACTTAAAAAAAGGCACAAGTAG
- the hisF gene encoding imidazole glycerol phosphate synthase subunit HisF, whose amino-acid sequence MLTKRIIPCLDVKDGRVVKGTKFLDLKDAGDPVQVAEEYNRQKADELTFLDITASHENRGIILDIVAKTAQKIFMPLTVGGGVRTLEDIRNLLNAGADKVSINTAAVKNPEFVKQASKRFGSQCIVVAIDAKMVGEDAWEVFTHGGRNPTGIDAIKWAIRMQEYGAGEILLTSMDKDGTKDGYDINLTRNIAEAVKIPVIASGGVGNAQHILDGLTKGKADAALAASIFHFGEYTVPEVKEFLKNNGVNVRL is encoded by the coding sequence ATGCTCACAAAAAGAATTATCCCATGCCTTGATGTTAAAGATGGCAGAGTCGTAAAAGGGACAAAATTTCTTGACTTAAAAGATGCTGGGGACCCGGTACAAGTTGCTGAAGAGTACAATAGGCAAAAAGCAGACGAACTTACATTTCTTGATATTACCGCTAGTCATGAAAACAGAGGGATTATACTTGATATAGTAGCCAAAACGGCTCAAAAGATATTTATGCCACTAACTGTCGGCGGCGGTGTAAGAACCCTTGAGGATATAAGAAATCTGCTTAATGCAGGGGCAGATAAAGTGTCAATAAATACTGCAGCAGTGAAAAACCCTGAATTTGTTAAACAGGCGTCAAAAAGATTCGGCTCACAATGTATTGTTGTGGCAATCGATGCAAAGATGGTTGGGGAAGACGCATGGGAGGTATTTACTCACGGCGGCAGAAACCCTACCGGGATTGATGCTATAAAATGGGCAATACGTATGCAAGAATATGGCGCAGGTGAAATACTATTAACATCAATGGATAAAGATGGTACAAAAGACGGATACGATATTAATCTGACTCGAAACATAGCCGAAGCGGTAAAAATCCCCGTAATTGCTTCCGGAGGGGTCGGCAACGCACAGCATATACTTGACGGTTTGACAAAGGGTAAGGCTGATGCTGCACTTGCAGCAAGTATTTTTCACTTTGGAGAGTATACCGTACCGGAAGTTAAAGAATTTTTAAAAAATAACGGCGTAAATGTGAGGTTATAA
- a CDS encoding DHA2 family efflux MFS transporter permease subunit has product MVIDNEKPIYEQISLVGRLLITFVVMTGTFMAILDTTIVDVVVPKMMAPLKTDLYGVQWVITSYMASAATALLLVESLDKVLGLSRLFIIGITIFTISSYLCGISSDLTQMIIFRCMQGTGEAFVVASAQAILFSLYPPHMKGLAMGIYGMGVSFAPALGPTLGGWLTEHLSWRSVFFVNLPIGAMVIILGLLLLPNYSKFNEKFKFNFTNYFFLASFTISLLIMLSKGQQKGWFQSDYIFTLFFISIISLLLYIIFEISSKNKLIDFSIFKIPQYRYASLIFFFTLGLSIYQLFYLIPLYYENLRHFTTLQTGLHMLGFAIFIGLTSPIAGILSDKIGEHYVLLFNAVLYILTSVFLMPQLNYYTPSVQTILLTVPLGFSLGSFFAPITTLAMRHLKEKTSLGVGLLHYLRFMGGSFGTAIATNTLQSKFNFHFEEIGNIQNKSHTYYYFTTLKEQLSGLLSPDIIDLKIGVLLGKAMSVQALSHAFQDVFRHAGYFGIFGLSFLTFVFIHEIKAKKA; this is encoded by the coding sequence ATGGTTATTGATAACGAAAAACCTATATATGAACAGATTAGCTTAGTCGGACGCCTTTTAATCACTTTTGTGGTAATGACCGGTACATTTATGGCAATTTTAGACACCACAATAGTGGATGTAGTAGTGCCTAAAATGATGGCACCACTAAAAACTGATTTATATGGCGTACAATGGGTTATTACTTCCTATATGGCTTCAGCTGCCACAGCTTTATTATTGGTAGAATCTCTTGATAAAGTATTAGGGCTTAGCAGGCTTTTTATTATTGGAATAACAATTTTTACAATATCAAGCTACTTATGCGGTATCTCTTCAGACTTGACGCAGATGATAATTTTTAGATGCATGCAAGGCACCGGGGAAGCTTTTGTAGTAGCTTCAGCTCAAGCAATTTTGTTTTCCCTTTACCCTCCTCATATGAAAGGGCTCGCCATGGGGATTTACGGAATGGGTGTAAGTTTCGCTCCGGCACTTGGCCCGACACTCGGTGGTTGGCTCACCGAGCACCTTTCTTGGAGAAGCGTTTTTTTTGTAAATCTTCCTATTGGTGCCATGGTTATAATATTAGGTTTGCTACTACTGCCAAACTATTCAAAATTTAATGAAAAATTTAAATTTAACTTTACCAACTATTTTTTTCTTGCATCTTTCACAATATCGCTACTCATAATGTTGTCTAAAGGGCAGCAAAAAGGATGGTTTCAGTCCGACTATATCTTCACACTTTTTTTTATAAGTATCATTTCTCTTTTACTTTATATTATATTTGAAATTAGTTCTAAAAATAAATTGATAGATTTTTCAATTTTCAAGATTCCGCAATATAGGTATGCCTCTTTGATATTTTTCTTTACATTGGGGCTTTCAATATACCAGCTATTCTATCTGATACCGCTTTATTATGAAAACTTAAGACATTTCACTACTCTGCAAACAGGCCTACATATGTTGGGGTTTGCCATATTTATAGGACTCACCTCCCCTATAGCGGGGATACTTTCTGACAAAATTGGCGAACATTATGTTTTACTTTTCAATGCAGTATTATATATTTTAACGAGTGTATTCCTTATGCCTCAATTAAATTACTATACCCCATCCGTGCAAACCATTTTACTGACAGTTCCTCTCGGATTTTCATTGGGTAGTTTCTTTGCACCAATCACCACACTTGCCATGAGACATCTGAAGGAAAAAACAAGTCTCGGGGTAGGGTTGCTTCATTACTTGAGGTTTATGGGTGGCTCATTTGGAACTGCAATCGCGACTAACACCTTGCAATCTAAATTTAACTTCCATTTTGAAGAAATTGGAAATATTCAAAATAAGTCTCACACTTATTATTACTTTACTACTCTAAAAGAGCAGCTTTCGGGTCTTTTAAGCCCTGATATTATAGATTTGAAAATAGGTGTGCTGCTTGGCAAAGCCATGTCCGTTCAAGCTTTAAGCCATGCCTTTCAAGATGTATTCAGGCATGCAGGATATTTTGGAATTTTTGGACTTTCCTTTTTGACTTTTGTGTTTATTCATGAGATAAAAGCAAAAAAGGCTTAA
- a CDS encoding efflux RND transporter periplasmic adaptor subunit, which translates to MKKQVKIALVLLIIGLIAAVLIGYKWLENRKLYASTDAFFVKSDRIANVSFKRIAGKIVRMNFKEGDSVKAGDILAEIDNTDYQTQLEKINHSINALLAERDALKVNKDKTEKSLKIEKNIKSDTLKSVEKEIESFKQNINEIDIQLSQLEKDYNRYKKLREEKAVSEKSFEDIQTNLQRLKAKKASLSEKLKSLYYSKQIAEKDLALVDVKLKVLFEIEKKLESLAEQISALQKDREDITKMIEYCKLVAPFDGVIGQKYAEEGGVVKAGSYIYSLVDTSNLYGYVLMEEEKINGVNPGDIAEIKIDAYPDEKFEGEVVEIFPASAATYALVPRDISAGEFTKVSQRIPIRVKFTSGNLRLLRVGLSGEIKIKR; encoded by the coding sequence ATGAAGAAACAGGTAAAAATTGCTCTTGTACTACTCATCATTGGACTTATTGCCGCCGTTTTAATCGGTTATAAGTGGCTTGAAAACAGAAAACTGTATGCCAGCACAGATGCTTTCTTTGTTAAAAGTGACCGTATTGCCAATGTATCATTTAAAAGAATTGCGGGGAAAATAGTCAGAATGAACTTTAAGGAAGGGGATAGTGTAAAAGCCGGCGATATTCTGGCCGAAATTGATAACACCGATTACCAAACCCAACTTGAAAAAATTAATCACAGCATAAATGCACTTTTAGCCGAAAGAGATGCCTTGAAGGTTAATAAAGATAAAACAGAGAAATCACTTAAAATAGAAAAAAATATAAAGAGTGACACACTGAAATCTGTAGAGAAAGAGATTGAGTCTTTTAAGCAAAATATCAATGAAATTGACATACAGCTAAGTCAGCTTGAAAAAGATTATAACAGGTATAAAAAGTTACGAGAAGAAAAAGCAGTATCAGAAAAAAGCTTTGAAGATATCCAAACAAATCTTCAAAGGCTTAAGGCTAAAAAAGCATCACTGTCAGAAAAGCTTAAGTCACTATATTATTCAAAACAGATCGCTGAAAAAGACCTTGCTCTTGTGGATGTAAAGCTAAAAGTACTTTTTGAAATTGAAAAAAAGCTGGAATCACTGGCTGAGCAGATTAGTGCTCTACAAAAGGACAGGGAAGATATAACCAAAATGATTGAATATTGTAAGTTAGTTGCCCCGTTTGATGGAGTTATAGGGCAAAAATATGCTGAAGAAGGGGGTGTGGTAAAAGCAGGCAGCTATATTTATTCATTGGTCGATACTAGTAATCTCTATGGCTATGTATTGATGGAAGAGGAAAAAATCAATGGAGTAAATCCCGGAGACATAGCTGAAATAAAAATTGACGCTTACCCTGATGAAAAATTTGAAGGTGAAGTAGTGGAAATATTCCCTGCTTCAGCCGCCACTTATGCTCTTGTGCCAAGAGATATTTCTGCCGGAGAGTTCACTAAAGTATCTCAAAGAATTCCGATAAGGGTTAAATTTACTTCTGGCAACTTGCGACTTTTAAGAGTTGGGCTTAGTGGAGAAATAAAAATAAAAAGGTAA